The following proteins are co-located in the Brachybacterium sacelli genome:
- a CDS encoding AraC family transcriptional regulator has protein sequence MGPPTIPDEAGTLREGFPGERKLVLPRPYVRAALTRPPVRQLLVTDCGYFPRALGHARSRPEPIDQAIVLICVRGTGWIRTDAGGFDVRSGQIAVIPPHTPHAYGGDREDPWTIWWLHIAGSSVPDLIAAVGATGRAPVRVPGDPSSAALLASEIVSTMEQDTTMSRLLEASGIAWHLLTGLSSSRTPLVDTEELVERVAQHLRENIGTHISVAELAASVGLSASHFAAVFRRRLGVPVHQYQVQLRMARAREVLDTTSRSIGEIASDVGYEDPFYFARQFRRLHGMSPSQYRSQQKG, from the coding sequence ATGGGGCCTCCGACCATCCCGGACGAGGCAGGCACTCTGCGTGAGGGCTTCCCCGGAGAGCGCAAGCTCGTCCTCCCCCGCCCCTACGTCCGAGCGGCCCTCACCCGGCCCCCGGTGCGCCAGCTCCTGGTGACCGACTGCGGATACTTCCCCCGTGCCCTCGGGCACGCCCGCTCCCGGCCCGAACCGATCGACCAGGCGATCGTGCTGATCTGCGTGAGGGGCACGGGGTGGATCCGGACCGATGCCGGCGGCTTCGACGTCCGCTCCGGGCAGATCGCGGTGATCCCGCCGCACACGCCCCATGCCTACGGCGGGGACCGCGAGGACCCGTGGACGATCTGGTGGCTGCACATCGCCGGGTCCTCGGTCCCCGATCTCATCGCCGCGGTCGGGGCCACTGGACGCGCGCCCGTCCGGGTTCCCGGCGACCCCAGCAGCGCCGCCCTGCTGGCTTCGGAGATCGTCTCGACCATGGAGCAGGACACGACCATGTCGCGCCTGCTGGAGGCCTCGGGGATCGCCTGGCATCTCCTGACGGGACTCTCCTCCAGCCGCACGCCGCTGGTCGACACCGAGGAGCTCGTCGAGCGCGTGGCGCAGCACCTGCGGGAGAACATCGGCACGCACATCAGCGTCGCCGAGCTCGCCGCCTCGGTGGGCCTGAGCGCTTCCCACTTCGCCGCGGTCTTCCGTCGTCGCCTGGGCGTCCCGGTGCACCAGTACCAGGTTCAGCTGCGCATGGCCCGCGCTCGGGAGGTCCTCGACACCACGTCGCGCAGCATCGGGGAGATTGCCTCGGACGTCGGGTACGAGGATCCCTTCTACTTCGCCCGGCAGTTCCGGCGACTCCACGGCATGAGCCCGTCGCAGTACC